One segment of Bacillota bacterium DNA contains the following:
- the era gene encoding GTPase Era, with translation MKFKSGFISIVGRPNVGKSTLINRIAGEKISIVSDKHQTTRNAVKAIVTDSDCQMVFIDTPGIVKPKNKLGEYMVKVALESLDEVDVILFMTEGTGIGPGKGDIEIMEQLKKTRTPVFLIINKIDIVKKENILTLIPAYEQYMNFNSIIPISAMSGEGVDILLEEIMKVLPPGPKYFPDDILTDQPEKFIVAEIIREKFLMFLKQEVPHGIGVEIVLFKEREGKNLLDIEANVYCEKESHKGIIIGKNGEMLKKAGTLAREEIERFLGVRVFLQLWVKVKKDWRNSDFVLKTLGYN, from the coding sequence ATGAAATTTAAGTCCGGATTTATATCTATTGTGGGAAGGCCTAATGTTGGTAAATCAACCTTAATCAATAGAATAGCTGGAGAAAAAATTTCGATAGTGTCAGACAAACACCAGACAACAAGAAACGCAGTAAAGGCGATAGTTACAGATAGTGATTGCCAAATGGTGTTTATCGACACACCGGGTATTGTAAAACCTAAAAATAAGCTGGGTGAATATATGGTTAAAGTAGCATTAGAGTCTCTTGATGAAGTTGATGTGATTTTGTTTATGACTGAAGGAACAGGTATTGGTCCCGGTAAAGGGGATATAGAAATTATGGAACAGCTAAAAAAAACCAGGACGCCGGTTTTTTTAATAATAAATAAAATAGACATAGTAAAAAAGGAAAATATATTAACATTAATACCAGCATATGAGCAGTATATGAATTTTAATAGTATAATTCCAATATCGGCGATGTCAGGAGAAGGAGTAGATATTTTACTTGAAGAGATAATGAAAGTCCTTCCGCCCGGTCCCAAATATTTTCCTGACGACATATTAACTGACCAACCGGAAAAATTTATTGTAGCTGAAATTATACGGGAAAAATTCCTTATGTTTCTAAAACAGGAGGTACCTCACGGAATTGGAGTAGAGATTGTATTATTTAAAGAAAGAGAAGGGAAAAATCTTTTGGACATTGAGGCAAATGTTTACTGTGAAAAAGAATCTCATAAAGGCATAATAATAGGAAAAAACGGGGAAATGCTAAAGAAAGCCGGAACACTTGCAAGGGAAGAAATTGAACGATTTCTTGGAGTGAGGGTTTTTCTTCAATTATGGGTTAAAGTAAAAAAAGATTGGAGAAATAGTGACTTTGTGTTAAAAACCCTTGGTTATAATTGA
- the recO gene encoding DNA repair protein RecO, with amino-acid sequence MGYIKTQGVVIKEVNAGEADKIITILSKEYGKMSIMAKGARRLRSRFTACTQFLCYSSFLLFKGRDIHTINSCEVIESFSEAGYDLIRLTYAAHIADLIYDTVQEGQPAGRTLKLFLNTLYYLIKTDRPPELITRIFELRYLCILGYAPYVKGCINCSNEGLEDLSFSFKKCGFVCSNENCFSTDPYAFKVSSGTVRAMRHIVHSSMDKLFNFELAPMVLKELGCVIDRFLKERLEKDYSKLKFLKNI; translated from the coding sequence ATGGGATATATTAAAACACAGGGAGTAGTAATCAAAGAGGTCAATGCGGGTGAGGCAGATAAAATAATAACCATATTATCCAAAGAATACGGTAAAATGTCTATAATGGCTAAAGGAGCACGGAGGCTTAGAAGCAGGTTTACTGCCTGCACCCAATTTTTGTGCTATAGTAGTTTTCTATTGTTTAAGGGACGTGATATCCACACAATTAATAGTTGTGAAGTGATTGAATCTTTTTCAGAGGCAGGGTATGATTTGATAAGGCTTACTTACGCAGCACATATAGCTGATTTAATATACGATACAGTACAAGAAGGCCAACCTGCCGGTAGGACACTTAAATTATTTTTAAATACATTGTATTATTTAATAAAAACCGATAGGCCTCCGGAATTGATTACAAGGATTTTCGAATTAAGGTATTTATGCATACTTGGATATGCGCCGTATGTTAAAGGGTGCATAAATTGTTCAAATGAAGGGTTAGAAGATTTATCATTCAGCTTTAAAAAGTGTGGATTTGTTTGCAGCAATGAAAATTGTTTTTCTACAGATCCTTATGCATTCAAAGTGTCTTCCGGCACTGTCAGGGCAATGCGCCATATAGTGCATTCAAGTATGGATAAACTGTTTAATTTTGAACTTGCACCAATGGTTTTAAAAGAATTAGGATGTGTTATAGACAGGTTTTTAAAGGAACGGCTTGAAAAGGATTATAGTAAACTTAAATTCTTGAAGAATATATAA
- a CDS encoding PhoH family protein, whose protein sequence is MNLFGNCDENIKIIEDAFGIRIVSRDKGIKIVGPADKVEKADKVVKQLIDIAGKGETITRQNVNYIVQLEEDGQLDTRYDDLSDSICVTARGKQIKAKTYGQKAYVNAIKENIIVFGIGPAGTGKTYLAVAMAVTAFRNKEVNRIILTRPAVEAGEKLGFLPGDLQNKVDPYLRPLYDALYEILGIENYQKYLEKGMIEVAPLAYMRGRTLDDSFIILDEAQNTTPEQMKMFLTRIGFGSKVIVTGDITQIDLPGDKKSGLKEVIKILRNIKGIEFVFLTEKDVVRHELVQKIIRAYEKHDNLRNG, encoded by the coding sequence ATGAATTTATTTGGCAATTGTGATGAAAACATAAAGATAATCGAAGATGCTTTTGGTATTAGAATAGTATCCAGGGACAAAGGTATAAAAATTGTGGGACCTGCCGATAAGGTTGAAAAAGCGGATAAGGTTGTTAAACAGTTAATTGATATTGCAGGGAAGGGAGAAACTATTACTCGGCAAAATGTCAATTACATTGTGCAGTTGGAAGAGGACGGCCAGCTGGATACCAGGTACGATGATTTATCCGATTCTATTTGTGTTACTGCCAGAGGTAAGCAAATAAAAGCAAAAACCTATGGACAAAAAGCATATGTAAATGCCATAAAAGAAAATATAATTGTTTTTGGTATTGGCCCTGCAGGAACAGGTAAAACTTATTTAGCTGTAGCTATGGCTGTGACTGCTTTCAGAAACAAGGAAGTCAATAGAATTATTCTTACCAGGCCTGCGGTAGAGGCAGGCGAAAAACTGGGGTTTTTGCCTGGTGATTTGCAAAACAAGGTAGATCCCTATTTAAGGCCGTTATATGATGCATTATATGAAATATTGGGCATAGAAAACTATCAGAAATATTTGGAAAAAGGCATGATCGAAGTAGCTCCTCTGGCTTACATGAGAGGACGCACGCTTGACGATTCTTTTATAATACTGGATGAAGCTCAGAATACTACTCCTGAACAAATGAAAATGTTTTTGACACGCATCGGTTTCGGTTCTAAAGTAATAGTAACAGGCGATATAACGCAAATTGACCTTCCCGGAGATAAAAAATCAGGGTTGAAGGAAGTAATTAAAATTCTGAGAAACATAAAAGGAATAGAATTTGTGTTTTTGACTGAAAAGGATGTTGTAAGGCATGAACTTGTCCAGAAAATAATCAGGGCATATGAGAAACATGATAATTTAAGGAATGGTTAA
- a CDS encoding YqzL family protein — translation MKEFMWNLFQKTGNIGSYMVYKEIEKREGSSFNESSSNKGEIAMGGKI, via the coding sequence TTGAAAGAATTTATGTGGAATTTGTTTCAGAAAACAGGAAATATAGGTAGTTATATGGTTTATAAAGAAATTGAAAAAAGAGAAGGCTCTTCATTTAACGAAAGCTCCTCTAATAAGGGTGAAATTGCAATGGGCGGAAAAATATGA
- a CDS encoding YesL family protein, with protein MAGFFGFFDYTKPGPGIPKDAPPKPPIVVFFGIYSRKFWNLVKINLMFNLFNLPAVLAVIFASMYVIQGQITDDPAMDLLTRFILGSIVLCIPLITVGPAQAGYTYILRNYSREEHAFLWWDFKEHALKNFKQSMIISIIDFFALILFGIVINFYFKYITDNNIVAMFIMFARTIIIFAFIMYLIMHMYIYPMLVTFKLTIRQLYRNALIFSLAKFFPNLGILLLCVALILLSFYFSTFIGIVLFLFITVSTIGLITNFYVYPKLKKYMIDKIEGEEGEEDDDYDDGYDDEKEEDGEVKGDVHE; from the coding sequence ATGGCAGGTTTTTTTGGATTTTTTGATTATACCAAGCCCGGGCCGGGCATACCAAAAGACGCTCCACCCAAGCCACCTATAGTGGTGTTTTTTGGAATATATTCAAGGAAGTTCTGGAATTTGGTAAAAATTAACTTAATGTTTAATTTATTTAATTTACCGGCAGTATTAGCTGTTATTTTTGCATCCATGTATGTTATACAGGGGCAAATTACCGATGATCCGGCTATGGACCTTTTAACCAGGTTTATCTTAGGCAGCATAGTCCTATGTATACCCCTTATAACAGTAGGGCCTGCGCAGGCAGGTTACACCTATATACTTAGGAATTATTCAAGGGAAGAACATGCTTTTTTATGGTGGGACTTTAAGGAACATGCATTAAAGAATTTCAAGCAAAGTATGATTATATCAATAATTGATTTTTTTGCTTTAATTTTATTTGGAATAGTTATCAATTTTTATTTTAAATATATTACAGATAACAACATTGTAGCAATGTTTATAATGTTTGCCAGAACAATTATAATATTTGCATTTATTATGTACTTAATAATGCATATGTATATTTACCCAATGCTTGTTACTTTTAAGTTAACTATACGGCAACTTTACAGGAATGCTTTAATCTTTTCCCTGGCAAAATTTTTTCCCAACTTGGGGATATTATTACTGTGTGTTGCTTTAATTCTTTTGTCTTTTTATTTCAGCACTTTTATAGGAATTGTATTGTTCCTGTTTATTACAGTCAGCACAATAGGCCTGATTACCAATTTTTACGTATATCCTAAGTTAAAAAAATATATGATAGATAAAATTGAAGGCGAAGAAGGCGAAGAAGATGATGATTATGATGATGGTTATGATGATGAGAAGGAGGAAGACGGAGAGGTAAAAGGGGACGTCCACGAATAA
- a CDS encoding 4-hydroxy-tetrahydrodipicolinate reductase: protein MIRIILSGCNGKMGQVITRLSNENQDVKIVAGIDINDSIKNDYPVFRSATECNVEGDVIIDFSNPEALENLLKFATTKKIPLVLATTGLSELQKSKLKEASNVIPIFQSANMSLGVNLLIDLVKKAAKALEGYFDIEIIEKHHNQKLDAPSGTALAIADAINDTLEQKQEYIYDRHARRKKRSKTEIGIHAVRGGTIVGEHSVIFAGNDEIVELKHTAMSKEIFGIGAIKAAIFLYNKEPGMYNMNDLILI, encoded by the coding sequence ATGATAAGAATAATATTAAGTGGATGCAACGGAAAAATGGGTCAGGTCATAACAAGGCTTTCAAATGAAAATCAGGATGTAAAAATAGTTGCAGGAATTGATATAAATGATTCAATAAAAAATGACTATCCTGTATTTAGGAGTGCTACAGAATGTAATGTAGAGGGAGATGTGATTATAGATTTCTCAAATCCGGAAGCTTTGGAGAACTTGTTGAAATTTGCAACAACAAAGAAAATACCACTGGTTTTAGCGACAACCGGCCTATCCGAATTACAAAAAAGCAAATTAAAAGAAGCCTCAAATGTGATACCAATATTTCAATCAGCCAATATGTCTTTGGGTGTTAACCTTTTAATTGATTTGGTTAAAAAGGCTGCAAAAGCGCTTGAAGGCTACTTTGACATCGAAATTATTGAAAAACATCATAACCAAAAGCTTGATGCACCAAGCGGGACAGCTCTTGCTATAGCTGATGCAATTAATGATACCCTGGAGCAAAAACAGGAATATATATATGACCGCCATGCCAGAAGGAAAAAAAGGAGTAAAACCGAAATAGGCATACATGCAGTACGGGGAGGTACAATTGTAGGGGAGCATTCGGTAATTTTTGCCGGCAATGATGAAATCGTTGAATTAAAACATACGGCAATGTCCAAAGAAATCTTTGGTATAGGAGCCATTAAAGCCGCAATATTTTTATATAATAAGGAACCGGGCATGTATAATATGAATGATTTAATCTTAATCTGA
- a CDS encoding cytidine deaminase, translating to MGWKEELVRTAMEEKTKAYVPYSKFRVGAAVLTENDNIYTGVNIENASYGATICAERTAIIKAVSNGEVKIKALAVSSDGEEIIFPCGICRQVLLEFGDCNTIIICSRNNGEFEVYTLGELLPYAFKSFKTPGGKIENEI from the coding sequence TTGGGCTGGAAAGAAGAGTTGGTAAGAACAGCTATGGAAGAAAAAACAAAAGCATATGTCCCCTATTCAAAATTTAGAGTCGGGGCTGCAGTCTTAACTGAAAATGATAACATATATACGGGTGTAAATATTGAAAATGCTTCTTACGGTGCAACTATTTGTGCTGAAAGAACAGCAATTATTAAAGCGGTGTCAAACGGGGAAGTAAAAATTAAAGCCCTTGCTGTATCAAGCGATGGGGAAGAAATAATATTCCCTTGCGGAATATGCCGTCAGGTACTCCTTGAATTTGGTGATTGTAATACTATAATAATATGCAGTAGAAATAATGGTGAATTTGAAGTGTATACTCTGGGAGAATTATTGCCCTATGCCTTTAAAAGCTTCAAAACTCCAGGGGGTAAAATAGAAAATGAAATTTAA
- a CDS encoding HDIG domain-containing protein gives MFFKSIKDKGIGHYLKNSTFQCALIGVFTLVISFIIVLNGAVPKRYKLHLGMVSPYDITAPRNIENTLLTEKRAEEIAKTVPSVIIRKDNVPIEVLNSVDDFFFSIESARKKINKAIQEKGLTKNLKNYDEEIKAIQDSVIKILSKEIEQLNLNAPFSEDQLYYLIAKVDDEELISFKKDIRELVSRVMTKEVTGENLALEIDIVQKELQGKELKQDLKNIGGHLLKGLIRPNSEIDNELTEEKRKEAYENAIKNNKIIVKKGSRIVSVGDVITEDKMQMLKELNLVETGNIDYAFAIGIFVMLFLLATLLLLYMKFYCRRVLLNRNDVIVLCMIIVMTLVIARFVYIYSPLLIPFSMATMLITILLDRKLAIVVNFILAIGISFMTREDLTFLYMSLLSGTFTAFFVSKVNQRSALSSTGLLIAGTNILVVVCMGLISKNELKFIVTDSLTVFTNGLISVIMTIGMLPFWESTFNLITPFKLMELANPNQTLLKRLLIEAPGTYHHSLMVGNLAEVATEALGGNSLLSRVGAYYHDIGKLKRPNFFGENQMSKNPHDRMAPSLSALVIISHTQDGVKLAEKYKLPYAIRDIIEQHHGSTLVTYFYHKAKKDNQSMTVNEDSFRYPGPKPLSKEAAVVMLADSVEAAVRSMLDRTEGKIEGLVRKIIKDKLEDGQLDLSELTLKDLDIIANSFMRVFSGFFHAREQYPDIKIKSKALEDNIHMLSETDIDMEAGVAIKVNNDVNVREGNLESDGNYNTEYTR, from the coding sequence CTGTTTTTCAAAAGCATAAAAGACAAAGGAATAGGACATTACTTAAAAAATTCAACCTTTCAATGTGCCTTAATAGGAGTATTTACCCTAGTAATATCTTTTATAATAGTTTTAAATGGTGCTGTTCCAAAAAGGTATAAACTTCATTTGGGAATGGTTTCTCCCTATGACATAACTGCTCCCAGGAATATAGAAAATACACTATTGACGGAAAAAAGGGCAGAAGAGATTGCAAAGACTGTACCTTCAGTAATTATTAGAAAGGACAATGTCCCTATTGAGGTCTTGAATAGTGTTGATGATTTTTTTTTCAGCATAGAAAGTGCCAGGAAAAAAATTAATAAAGCTATCCAGGAAAAGGGGTTGACAAAAAACTTAAAAAACTATGACGAGGAAATAAAAGCCATACAAGATTCCGTTATAAAAATATTAAGTAAAGAAATTGAACAACTTAATCTTAATGCTCCTTTTTCAGAGGACCAGTTATATTACTTAATAGCTAAGGTTGATGATGAGGAATTAATATCTTTTAAAAAGGATATAAGAGAATTGGTCAGCAGAGTTATGACCAAAGAAGTTACAGGTGAAAATTTGGCTTTAGAAATTGATATAGTTCAAAAGGAATTGCAGGGAAAGGAATTAAAACAGGATTTAAAAAATATTGGCGGACACTTGCTTAAAGGACTTATAAGGCCTAATAGTGAAATAGATAATGAACTTACAGAAGAAAAAAGAAAGGAAGCATATGAAAATGCAATTAAAAATAATAAAATAATTGTCAAGAAGGGCTCGAGAATTGTTAGCGTAGGTGATGTTATAACTGAGGATAAGATGCAGATGCTCAAAGAACTGAATCTTGTTGAAACAGGTAACATAGACTATGCTTTTGCCATAGGAATATTTGTAATGCTTTTTTTATTGGCCACGCTCTTGCTATTGTATATGAAGTTTTATTGCAGAAGGGTACTTTTAAACCGTAATGATGTAATTGTATTATGTATGATAATAGTAATGACCTTGGTTATAGCAAGGTTTGTATATATATACTCTCCTTTACTGATCCCATTTTCTATGGCAACAATGTTAATTACAATTCTCCTTGACCGGAAGCTTGCAATAGTTGTTAACTTTATTCTGGCAATAGGAATTTCCTTTATGACAAGAGAAGATTTGACTTTTTTATATATGTCTCTTCTAAGCGGGACCTTTACTGCTTTTTTTGTGTCTAAAGTTAACCAAAGAAGTGCTCTTTCATCAACAGGTTTACTGATTGCCGGGACAAATATACTCGTTGTGGTCTGTATGGGGTTAATAAGTAAAAATGAATTGAAATTTATCGTAACTGATAGTCTTACTGTATTTACCAACGGTTTAATATCAGTAATTATGACAATCGGCATGTTGCCTTTTTGGGAAAGCACGTTTAATTTAATTACTCCATTCAAATTAATGGAGCTGGCAAACCCAAACCAAACCCTGTTAAAGAGACTTTTAATAGAGGCACCGGGAACTTATCATCATAGTTTGATGGTAGGAAACCTTGCAGAAGTAGCAACAGAAGCATTAGGAGGAAATTCATTATTGTCAAGAGTAGGAGCTTATTATCACGATATTGGGAAATTAAAAAGGCCGAACTTTTTCGGTGAGAACCAGATGTCTAAAAATCCCCATGACAGAATGGCTCCTAGTCTAAGTGCACTAGTAATTATTTCTCATACCCAGGATGGAGTAAAACTTGCTGAAAAGTATAAATTGCCTTATGCAATTAGAGATATTATTGAACAACATCATGGTTCAACTCTGGTAACATATTTCTATCACAAAGCAAAAAAAGATAACCAGTCGATGACAGTTAATGAAGATAGTTTTAGATATCCGGGGCCTAAACCCTTATCCAAGGAAGCAGCAGTGGTGATGCTGGCAGATTCAGTGGAAGCTGCTGTAAGATCTATGCTTGATAGGACCGAAGGTAAAATTGAAGGGCTTGTACGAAAAATTATCAAAGATAAATTGGAAGATGGACAATTGGATTTGAGCGAACTTACGTTGAAGGACTTAGATATTATTGCTAATAGCTTTATGAGAGTATTTAGCGGTTTTTTCCATGCGAGAGAGCAGTATCCTGATATTAAAATAAAAAGTAAAGCTTTAGAAGATAATATACATATGCTTTCAGAAACAGATATAGATATGGAAGCAGGCGTGGCTATAAAGGTAAATAACGATGTTAATGTAAGAGAGGGTAATTTAGAAAGTGATGGAAATTATAATACGGAATATACAAGATAA
- a CDS encoding SpoIID/LytB domain-containing protein — MQKFIKIPISAIMMFFIIIFVCSKTYAADDKEVRVGLFFRDMSRNLNTEVSFFNIFAEKGLEIGYQKDGKFTTLVEIKDNTKLMVRKDAYFISKNNTLQEYVFDKYNGDDNITEGEKVGPFHVKIGSNYPDYNGVITEVQVIRKKGIDAYPVYNNGTWCIWTGFYTDENSAKKDIDNSLRKNLGDGDYVVVTPNKNNIVVTSGFNETVGVFCNDNGNFQIRPGNNNNPYIFNINGKNYRGILEVRRLENSDMTVINVLPLEHYLYGVVPCEMGWDAHPEALKAQAVAARTYAYNNLGKYSKLGFDLCSTVFSQVYKGFDFEKETTNKAVDDTKGKVIYYDGAIAQVFYFSSSGGRTEAVKNVWSSDIPYLQSVEDKYEEGNSPNYTWEKHLSAASISNIMTSRGNNTGDILGIRITKTSDAGRAIEMVITGTKGENKIEKARCREVLDLPSQWFYITTDADIAVLDDTKKNTIKTQLAGKKVITGGGLSTIEANKNVFLLAAEGKKVEIPSTPEMYTFIGRGYGHAVGMSQEGAKGMAKAGFTYEEILSHYFPGVYIK; from the coding sequence ATGCAAAAGTTTATAAAAATTCCGATATCCGCGATAATGATGTTTTTTATTATAATATTTGTATGCAGTAAAACCTATGCAGCTGATGATAAGGAGGTTAGGGTAGGCCTTTTCTTCAGAGACATGTCTAGAAACTTGAATACTGAAGTATCCTTTTTTAATATATTTGCTGAAAAGGGACTAGAAATAGGTTACCAAAAAGATGGGAAATTTACAACATTAGTAGAAATAAAAGACAATACTAAATTAATGGTCCGTAAAGATGCTTATTTTATAAGTAAGAATAATACTTTGCAAGAATATGTATTTGATAAGTATAATGGTGACGATAATATAACTGAAGGGGAAAAAGTAGGACCCTTTCATGTTAAAATTGGTAGCAATTATCCGGATTATAATGGAGTAATAACGGAAGTACAGGTAATCAGAAAAAAAGGAATAGATGCCTATCCTGTATATAATAATGGTACATGGTGTATTTGGACAGGCTTTTATACTGATGAAAACTCAGCTAAAAAGGATATAGATAATTCTCTTAGAAAAAATTTAGGAGATGGAGATTATGTGGTTGTCACCCCAAATAAAAACAATATTGTAGTTACATCAGGCTTTAATGAAACTGTTGGGGTGTTTTGCAATGATAACGGAAATTTTCAAATACGTCCCGGGAATAATAACAACCCGTATATATTTAATATTAATGGAAAAAATTATAGGGGAATTCTTGAAGTAAGGCGTTTGGAAAATAGCGATATGACAGTTATAAATGTACTTCCCCTTGAGCATTATTTATATGGTGTAGTACCTTGTGAAATGGGATGGGATGCCCATCCTGAAGCTCTAAAGGCACAAGCTGTTGCTGCACGGACTTATGCTTACAATAATCTTGGGAAATATTCAAAATTAGGTTTTGATTTATGCAGTACAGTGTTTTCTCAAGTTTATAAAGGTTTTGATTTTGAAAAAGAAACAACAAATAAAGCAGTTGACGATACTAAGGGTAAAGTAATATACTATGATGGTGCTATTGCCCAGGTTTTTTATTTCAGTTCAAGCGGGGGAAGGACTGAAGCAGTAAAAAACGTATGGTCTTCCGATATTCCATACCTGCAGAGCGTGGAAGATAAGTACGAAGAAGGAAATTCTCCCAATTACACTTGGGAAAAACATTTAAGTGCTGCCAGTATAAGTAATATTATGACATCACGGGGAAATAATACAGGGGACATATTAGGTATAAGAATTACAAAAACATCAGATGCTGGAAGAGCAATAGAGATGGTAATAACAGGAACAAAAGGAGAAAACAAGATTGAAAAAGCCAGGTGCCGGGAGGTGCTTGATTTACCCAGCCAATGGTTTTATATAACTACCGATGCAGATATAGCAGTATTGGATGATACTAAAAAGAATACTATAAAAACACAACTTGCGGGCAAAAAAGTAATTACAGGTGGAGGTCTAAGTACTATAGAAGCAAATAAAAATGTTTTTCTTTTAGCAGCAGAAGGGAAAAAGGTGGAGATTCCGAGTACGCCCGAAATGTATACTTTTATAGGTAGAGGTTATGGGCATGCTGTAGGTATGAGCCAAGAAGGAGCAAAAGGCATGGCAAAAGCAGGTTTTACCTATGAAGAAATATTGTCCCATTATTTCCCGGGAGTTTATATAAAATAG
- a CDS encoding 4-hydroxy-tetrahydrodipicolinate synthase → MRKPLFTGAGVAIVTPFTDDGVNFEKLEELIEFQIGQGIDSIISCGTTGEASTMPDEEHKAVIKFTVQKVRERVPVIAGTGSNDTRHAIELSKYAEEVGADGILSVTPYYNKTTQKGLYEHFKAIAESIKIPVILYNVPSRTNLNINPDTMKKLSEIENIVGVKECNLSQVGDIINLCGDDFTVYSGEDGQVVPLLALGGKGVISVMANIIPKDTHDMVCKFLEGDIEGSRKIQLKTLDLIKALFIEVNPIPIKAAMNLMGMNVGKCRMPLVDMSEKNLEILKTEMVKYGLL, encoded by the coding sequence ATGAGAAAACCATTATTTACCGGTGCCGGTGTGGCAATCGTTACACCTTTCACTGATGACGGTGTAAACTTTGAAAAATTAGAAGAGTTGATTGAATTTCAGATTGGGCAGGGTATAGATTCAATAATTTCTTGTGGTACTACAGGAGAAGCATCTACAATGCCTGATGAAGAACATAAGGCAGTTATAAAATTTACAGTTCAAAAAGTCAGGGAAAGAGTCCCTGTCATTGCAGGTACCGGAAGCAATGATACACGCCATGCCATTGAGTTGAGCAAATATGCTGAAGAAGTAGGGGCAGACGGAATCTTAAGCGTAACTCCTTATTACAATAAAACTACACAAAAAGGCCTATATGAGCATTTTAAAGCCATTGCTGAAAGTATAAAAATACCGGTAATACTGTATAACGTTCCTTCAAGGACAAATCTAAATATCAATCCGGATACAATGAAAAAATTGTCGGAAATTGAAAACATTGTTGGAGTAAAAGAATGTAATCTGTCCCAGGTAGGAGATATTATTAATCTTTGCGGAGATGATTTTACAGTTTACTCAGGGGAAGACGGGCAGGTAGTACCTCTCTTAGCCTTAGGAGGGAAAGGTGTCATCTCTGTTATGGCAAATATTATACCAAAAGACACCCATGATATGGTTTGTAAGTTTTTAGAGGGAGATATTGAAGGCAGCCGTAAAATTCAACTTAAAACATTAGATTTAATTAAAGCATTATTTATAGAAGTAAATCCTATACCAATTAAAGCTGCCATGAATTTAATGGGTATGAATGTAGGAAAGTGCCGGATGCCTTTAGTAGACATGAGTGAGAAAAACTTGGAGATACTTAAAACTGAAATGGTTAAATATGGTTTACTGTAA
- the ybeY gene encoding rRNA maturation RNase YbeY, whose protein sequence is MEIIIRNIQDKLDVTKEIENIIINAVEICLKNENFQKPCEISILLVDDKKIKELNNELRSIDSPTDVLSFPIVEMKDGKIKSQLGDIDMEKNLILLGDIVISVETACKQAEEYGHSFEREMAFLTTHGVFHLLGYDHQDDENEKVMLDKQKAVLEKMGLKTEE, encoded by the coding sequence ATGGAAATTATAATACGGAATATACAAGATAAGTTGGATGTAACAAAGGAAATTGAAAATATAATTATAAATGCGGTAGAAATCTGTTTAAAAAATGAAAATTTTCAAAAACCGTGTGAAATAAGTATTTTACTTGTAGATGATAAAAAAATTAAAGAATTAAATAATGAACTAAGAAGTATAGATTCACCTACAGATGTACTCTCATTTCCTATTGTTGAAATGAAAGATGGAAAAATAAAATCCCAGTTAGGGGATATAGATATGGAGAAAAACCTTATTCTTCTGGGTGATATTGTAATATCTGTGGAAACGGCATGTAAACAGGCAGAAGAGTATGGCCATTCTTTTGAAAGAGAAATGGCATTTCTAACAACTCATGGGGTTTTTCATCTTTTGGGGTATGATCACCAGGATGACGAAAATGAGAAAGTAATGTTGGATAAACAAAAGGCAGTACTGGAAAAGATGGGACTGAAAACGGAAGAATAA